The following proteins are encoded in a genomic region of Colletotrichum higginsianum IMI 349063 chromosome 9, whole genome shotgun sequence:
- a CDS encoding Alpha beta hydrolase fold protein, translated as MKVLSLLTTLAAAGVAFVSAQGVIDDNSESFPEDLNGSNFTYPWPVKLYRFTSQLQQLEMAFMDVEPKCKPNGKTAVLFHGKNFCGPTWETTIRVLAQSGYRVIAPDQVGFCKSSKPERYQFSLQQFATNTNGLLRTLGIESATVMGHSLGGMLTTRYGLMFPDQVDEMVLVNPVGLEDYKALGVPYLPIDDNYKSELASSYASIKGYEQATYYVGEWKDEYDTWVNMLVNVYKGSKADTYALNQAQIVDLVLTQPVSWEFPLVKPRTLLLIGEKDNTAIGKQWSPPDVAAKLGNFAALGPAVAAQIPNATLHTFPALGHAPQISHPEEFHDALVAWLSK; from the coding sequence ATGAAggtcctctccctcctcaccaccctcgccgcggcgggcgtcgcgTTCGTGTCCGCCCAgggcgtcatcgacgacaacTCCGAGTCGTTCCCCGAAGACCTCAACGGCTCCAACTTCACGTACCCGTGGCCCGTGAAGCTGTACAGGTTCACCtcgcagctgcagcagctcgagatGGCCTTCATGGACGTCGAGCCCAAGTGCAAGCCCAACGGCAAGACGGCCGTCCTCTTCCACGGCAAGAACTTCTGCGGCCCGACCTGGGAGACCACCATCCGCGTCCTCGCCCAGTCCGGCTACCGCGTCATCGCCCCGGACCAGGTCGGCTTCTGCAAGTCGTCCAAGCCCGAGCGCTACCAGTTCTCGCTGCAGCAGTTcgccaccaacaccaacggCCTGCTCCGGACCCTCGGCATCGAGAGCGCCACCGTCATGGGCCACTCGCTCGGCGGCATGCTCACCACCCGCTACGGCCTCATGTTCCCCGACCAGGTCGACGAGATGGTCCTCGTCAAccccgtcggcctcgaggactacaaggccctcggcgtcccCTACCTCCCCATCGACGACAACTACAAGTCGGAGCTCGCCAGCTCCTACGCCTCCATCAAGGGCTACGAGCAGGCCACCTACTACGTCGGCGAGTGGAAGGACGAGTACGACACCTGGGTCAACATGCTCGTCAACGTCTACAAGGGCTCCAAGGCCGACACCTACGCCCTCAACCAGGCCCAGatcgtcgacctcgtcctcacCCAGCCCGTCAGCTGGGAGTTCCCCCTCGTCAAGCCGCGCACCCTGctcctcatcggcgagaAGGACAACACCGCCATCGGCAAGCAGTGGTCGCCCccggacgtcgccgccaagctGGGCAacttcgccgccctcggcccggccgtcgccgctcaGATCCCCAACGCGACGCTGCACACCTTCCCCGCCCTGGGCCACGCGCCCCAGATCTCCCACCCCGAGGAGTTCCACGACGCTCTCGTCGCCTGGTTGTCGAAATAG
- a CDS encoding Integral membrane protein, with product MVEGNLPGESNALMVRVPAIVFFVLTPIFVGIRFWSRIKMRSGLGWDDWTILFSFFCCLTVSVLMMISCEFGFGQHIKNLSKPNRLMTLKLFYVAQIFYKITINLTKASILLLYLRIFVQRYFRILCYILLSIILAYMVATSASSIWQCTPIPRAWDKSIPGTCISLTMNWYANAGFSIATDILIMALPQHVLWKSKLPINQKRALMVVFALGLFVTITSILRMTTLDFSTTSPDTTFDIASTLWTLVEDNVAIICACLPMCRLPLTYIFPSYFASKQGSSAGSYNIKSAPRTNSSAFIHAGTSRNDWHPYQGREEKTGIHLTSVQAKPKAGDDTSEEYILPAATTTDARHVRTPSEEAEDRRAIRKTMAFHMTYDENAAKV from the exons ATGGTCGAGGGAAACCTACCTGGCGAGAGCAACGCGCTCATGGTCCGGGTGCccgccatcgtcttctttgTCCTGACGCCCATCTTTGTGGGCATCCGGTTCTGGTCACGGATCAAGATGAGATCTGGCTTGGGCTGGGATGACTGGACAATCCTGTTCTCATTC TTCTGCTGCCTGACCGTGTCAGTCCTGATGATGATTTCTTGCGAGTTTGGTTTCGGCCAGCATATTAAGAATCTTTCCAAGCCGAATAGGCTGATGACACTCAAG CTCTTCTATGTGGCCCAGATCTTCTACAAGATCACCATCAACCTTACCAAAGCCTCGATCCTGCTGCTCTACCTGCGCATCTTCGTGCAACGGTACTTTAGAATCCTATGCTACATCCTCCTCAGCATCATCCTGGCGTACATGGtggcgacgtcggcctcgtccatctGGCAATGCACTCCCATCCCCCGCGCATGGGACAAGTCCATTCCCGGCACCTGCATCAGCTTGACAATGAACTGGTACGCCAATGCTGGGTTTTCCATCGCCAccgacatcctcatcatGGCGCTGCCCCAGCACGTCTTGTGGAAGTCGAAGCTTCCCATCAACCAAAAGAGAGCCCTCATGGTTGTCTTTGCCCTGGGTTTGTTCGTCACCATCACGAGCATCCTGCGAATGACGACACTGGACTTCTCTACCACTAGCCCAGACACCACAT TCGACATCGCCTCTACCCTCTGGACCCTCGTCGAAGACAACGTCGCCATCATCTGCGCCTGTCTGCCCATGTGCCGCCTCCCCCTGACCTACATCTTCCCGTCCTATTTCGCCTCCAAGCAGGGCTCGAGCGCCGGGAGCTACAACATCAAGTCCGCCCCGCGCACGAACAGCAGCGCCTTCATCCACGCCGGCACAAGCCGCAACGACTGGCACCCGTACCAGGGCCGCGAGGAGAAGACCGGCATCCACCTGACGAGCGTGCAAGCCAAGCCCAAGGCCGGGGACGACACGAGCGAGGAGTACatcttgccggcggcgacgacgacggacgcGAGGCATGTGAGAACCCCGAGCGAGGAAGCGGAGGACCGAAGGGCCATTAGGAAGACGATGGCGTTCCACATGACTTACGATGAGAATGCGGCAAAAGTTTGA
- a CDS encoding Primase zinc finger — MKNQHISLHRLQAAAVAFLSLRGAAAAKVFCADANNKVVAIPSCDDAAPGIFFTFVSDEDHPVGSTVDPKTVDLHDSAGFTDRIQARLQREVGSRELKSGGFGKRACDSTGGSTGSGYGS; from the coding sequence ATGAAGAACCAACACATCTCCCTGCACCGTCTCCAAGCCGCAGCTGTTGCCTTCCTGTCCCTCCGTGGCGCGGCAGCCGCGAAGGTCTTCTGCGCCGACGCAAACAACAAAGTCGTCGCCATCCCCAGCTGCGATGACGCAGCCCCTGGCATCTTTTTCACGTTCGTCAGCGACGAAGACCATCCCGTTGGCAGCACCGTCGACCCAAAGACCGTCGACCTACACGACAGCGCTGGCTTTACCGACCGCATTCAAGCCAGACTTCAGCGCGAAGTCGGATCGCGGGAACTGAAAtccggcggcttcggcaaGCGAGCATGCGATAGTACCGGCGGTAGTACCGGTAGTGGCTACGGCTCATGA
- a CDS encoding Cyanide hydratase produces MPITKYKAAAVTSEPGWFDLEAGVQKTINFINEAGQAGCKLVAFPEVWVPGYPYWMWKVTYMQSLPMLKKYRENSLRVDSEEMRRIRRAARDNQIFVSMGFSELDHATLYLSQVLIDPTGTVINHRRKIKPTHVEKLVYGDGSGDTFMSVTETGIGRVGQLNCWENMNPFLKSLNVSQGEQVHIAGWPVYPGKERQVSPDPATNYADPASDLVTPAYAIETGTWVLAPFQRLSVEGLKKNTPEGVEPETDPSVYNGHARIYKPDGSLVAKPDKDFDGLMFVDIDLNENHLTKVLADFAGHYMRPDLIRLLVDTRRKELVTEADPEGGIASYSTYHRLGLDRPLDSKPELHEHEATGKRVAKEPAAKPATNL; encoded by the exons ATGCCCATCACCAAGtacaaggccgccgccgtcacctccGAGCCCGGT TGGTTCGACCTTGAGGCCGGTGTCCAGAAGACCATCAACTTCATCAACGAGGCTGGTCAAGCCGGCTGCAAGCTGGTCGCCTTCCCCGAAGTCT GGGTCCCCGGCTACCCCTACTGGATGTGGAAGGTCACCTACATGCAGTCTCTCCCCATGCTCAAGAAGTACCGCGAGAACTCGCTGCGCGTCGACTCGGAGGAGATGCGCCGCATCCGCCGCGCTGCCCGCGACAACCAGATCTTTGTCTCCATGGGCTTCTCCGAGCTTGACCACGCCACCCTTTACCTCTCCCAGGTCCTCATTGACCCGACCGGCACCGTCATCAACCACCGCCGCAAGATCAAGCCCACCcacgtcgagaagctcgtctACGGCGACGGCTCCGGCGACACCTTCATGTCCGTCACCGAGACGGGTATCGGCCGCGTCGGCCAGCTCAACTGCTGGGAGAACATGAACCCCTTCCTCAAGTCCCTCAACGTCTCCCAGGGCGAGCAGGTCCACATCGCCGGCTGGCCCGTCTACCCCGGCAAGGAGCGCCAGGTTTCCCCCGACCCGGCCACCAACTACGCCGACCCTGCGTCCGACCTCGTCACCCCTGCCTACGCCATCGAGACAGGCACATGGGTTCTGGCTCCTTTCCAGCGCCTCTCGGTCGAGGGACTGAAGAAGAACACCCCAGAGGGAGTCGAGCCCGAGACTGACCCCTCCGTCTACAACGGCCACGCTCGCATTTACAAGCCCGACGGCAGCTTGGTCGCCAAGCCGGACAAGGACTTTGACGGCCTGATGTTCGTCGACATTGACCTCAACGAGAACCACCTCACCAAGGTTCTCGCCGACTTCGCCGGCCACTACATGCGCCCCGACCTCATCCGTCTGCTGGTCGACACCCGCCGCAAGGAGCTCgtcaccgaggccgaccCCGAGGGCGGCATTGCTTCGTACAGCACCTACCACCGCCTCGGGCTTGACCGCCCCTTGGACTCCAAACCTGAACTGCACGAGCACGAGGCCACCGGCAAGCGGGTTGCTAAGGAGCCTGCCGCGAAGCCCGCCACGAACCTTTGA